The Nitrospiria bacterium sequence CATCCCGAAGACCCGGATCCTGCGGAGCGTCTCACCGAACAGCCACCGGACCGTTCGGTAGCGACGGTACGAACGCGGAGAAATCCGGCCGTTGATCAGAAGAACCGGGATGTCGCACCGAGAAGCGGACCGGAGAAAATTAGGCCACAGTTCGGTTTCGACCAACAGGATGAGATCCGGAGCCGCGCGGCGGAGGAGGCGTGCGGAGATTCCCGGAAAATCCAGCGGGAAGAAACCGACCCGCACCCGGTTCCCAAGCCGTTGCGCGATCAACTTCCGGCCGGTCGGCGTCATCACCGACAAGACCAGGTCCCATTCCGGCCGGTCCCGAAGCCACCGTTCGATCAAAGGCAGCACGGCGAGACATTCGCCGACCGAGGCCGCATGGATCCAAACCCTCGTCGCCGCTCGGGCCGGCCGGCCCCAACTTCCGGGCCATCGACCCAGGCGCTCGGACAATCCGGTTCGGTATTCCGGTCGAACGATCATCAAAAGGACAAAAACGGGAAGGGTCAGCGGCAGAGTCAAAATCAAGATGAGGTTGTAGAAGACTACTCCCAATAGCGGTCCGCTCTTTCTGTAATGTCTCGAAGCTGTTTTTCCAGCTCTTGACGCTTGTCCTCGAGCACATCCCGGTCCGCGTCGTTCGGCACCCGGACGGGATCCCCCCAGATGAACACCCCGCGACTGAACGGATGCGGAATCAGAAAGCCGTCCCAGGACTGAAGGATTTTTTTTTAGAGGCGCTGAAGGCCAACGGAAGGATCGGCAATCCCGTCAGCTTTGCCAGTTCCACGACGCCCGGCTGGACCACCTGCCGCGGCCCCCGGGGCCCGTCCGGAGTGACTCCCAGGTCGTCTCCCGAACGGGCCGACTGGACGAGACGCCGAAGGGCCGTCGCCCCGCCCCGCGTCGTGGAGCCCCGGACGGCATGAAAACCGAAATACCCCACCGTTCGAGCGATCAGTTCGCCGTCCCGGTGCCGGCTGATCAAGATCGAGATCCGCTTCTTCCCCTTGTAGGCGAACGGCATCATCAACTGCCGGCCGTGCCAGAAGGCGACGATGAAATTCCGACCTTCGTACCAGAGCGCATCGGTCGTTTCGGAATTCAGGGTCGTCATGCGCATCGTCCATCGAAGCCCGCGGATCACGCCGTATCCCAGCCACGGGACCCATCGGACCAGCAGCCCGTCAAAGAGTTTCTGCATACTGTTCCCGGAACTGCAGTTGATAGA is a genomic window containing:
- a CDS encoding lysophospholipid acyltransferase family protein; translation: MQKLFDGLLVRWVPWLGYGVIRGLRWTMRMTTLNSETTDALWYEGRNFIVAFWHGRQLMMPFAYKGKKRISILISRHRDGELIARTVGYFGFHAVRGSTTRGGATALRRLVQSARSGDDLGVTPDGPRGPRQVVQPGVVELAKLTGLPILPLAFSASKKKSFSPGTAF